In Fibrobacter sp. UWB15, a genomic segment contains:
- a CDS encoding Ig-like domain-containing protein → MVKKMISWMGALCALAGSAYAASATVWSAADGNGTVPPVNGWYSYPDAKATAAEAAGAKATLTTATDKSKVLTLSVSKTNTSSAAGMGFAWAKSNGVISLEDYAGVCLTYTAEVPFRLEFKQSTIKDYDFYGAMIPAATKMTTTFIAFADLEQEGWGAVKALDLTKQQALQFGYKQAFVADYGTTNTISVSAVWLGSNCEQHAPELGAGFAAGDEVVLNEGDTLKLDLTKVFVDADEDELAYVVEIDDSKLVLLADTLYKKTKKLNLITKSNPVGSTTVTITATDPTKKSVVYEFAIATVDRENPPVAVNDAYTVKEEVKLTKSTILTGVLANDYDPDGGTDFKAELVSKTKHGSLTFDSTGAFTYIPDENFFGADTFTYRLIETKTEEPVAGNVANVVITVTNVDDPLIVGIAPGLTLTLGEKVYKLSDTLVLAEDFEPVSVTIPQDSLIFVDPDVTGFLTPLVKSSGVVTAKYGTFGENHVIDLEPVANVNGVAKVTLYAVDGKDTASVSFYVMVTPENDPPVANADTYEVLQDTVNAITAKKGVLANDKNPDNAKSTLKAILIEQATYGEVVLAEDGSFTYNAPKEEGEDVFVYVVVNAEGDTSAPALVTLNVVYRNRAPVVKEGVADTVGTRLAALLEDFKVVNYSKLEMQSWFSDDSTAVTKLTFSVRSDDSLTSPVIATNGYLQVKPMKDACGEAKIILTAKDAEGAGTDLEIPAVIECVNDKPEPKKTVDTVFVGAKTTLLDTIDLSVFFKDADGDTLTYSASTNKTMANKVDCEIQGNLMIVNTKKDLTLESGTAVPFTVIAHDAQDSSSFILRVMLSADPKTSIGSTIVAAPKMNWQNAILANRGAVALFDMQGRVMWKAKLPVSEADVRNAAAQVQGRKILQVNKQTWTIK, encoded by the coding sequence ATGGTGAAAAAAATGATTTCGTGGATGGGCGCGTTGTGCGCCTTGGCAGGTTCTGCCTATGCTGCTTCTGCAACGGTGTGGAGTGCGGCAGATGGAAACGGTACGGTGCCTCCGGTGAACGGCTGGTATTCTTACCCCGATGCAAAGGCTACCGCAGCTGAAGCGGCTGGCGCAAAGGCTACGCTTACCACGGCGACGGACAAAAGCAAAGTGCTTACTTTGTCTGTGAGCAAGACGAATACAAGTAGCGCTGCCGGTATGGGTTTTGCATGGGCAAAAAGCAACGGCGTGATTTCGCTCGAAGATTATGCAGGCGTATGTCTGACTTATACCGCAGAAGTCCCGTTCAGACTGGAATTCAAGCAGTCGACCATTAAGGATTACGACTTTTACGGTGCAATGATTCCGGCCGCAACAAAAATGACGACGACCTTTATTGCGTTCGCGGATTTGGAACAGGAAGGATGGGGTGCCGTAAAGGCCTTGGACCTTACCAAGCAACAGGCTCTCCAGTTTGGTTACAAGCAGGCCTTTGTGGCTGACTACGGAACAACGAATACTATATCGGTTTCTGCAGTATGGCTGGGATCCAATTGCGAACAGCATGCTCCGGAACTTGGCGCTGGCTTTGCTGCTGGCGACGAAGTGGTTCTGAATGAAGGTGATACCTTGAAACTCGACCTTACCAAGGTGTTTGTCGATGCTGACGAAGACGAACTCGCTTATGTGGTAGAAATTGATGATTCAAAGCTCGTTTTGCTTGCTGATACGCTTTACAAAAAGACAAAAAAACTCAATTTGATTACGAAGTCGAATCCGGTGGGTTCTACGACTGTCACCATTACGGCTACCGATCCCACGAAAAAGTCGGTGGTCTATGAATTTGCGATTGCTACGGTTGACCGCGAAAATCCGCCGGTTGCTGTAAATGATGCCTATACTGTCAAGGAAGAAGTCAAGCTGACCAAGTCTACCATCTTGACGGGTGTTTTGGCAAACGACTACGATCCCGATGGAGGAACGGACTTCAAGGCTGAACTTGTTTCAAAAACGAAGCATGGCTCCTTGACTTTTGATTCGACGGGTGCATTCACCTACATTCCGGATGAAAACTTCTTTGGCGCAGATACCTTCACCTATCGCCTGATTGAAACCAAGACCGAAGAACCTGTAGCGGGCAATGTGGCTAATGTCGTGATTACGGTGACTAACGTGGATGACCCGCTGATTGTCGGTATCGCTCCGGGTTTAACCCTTACCCTTGGCGAAAAAGTCTATAAACTGAGCGATACGCTCGTACTGGCTGAAGATTTTGAGCCGGTGTCTGTCACGATTCCGCAAGACAGCTTGATCTTTGTCGACCCGGATGTGACTGGTTTCTTGACTCCGCTCGTTAAGTCTAGTGGAGTTGTCACGGCTAAGTACGGTACCTTTGGCGAAAACCATGTGATTGACCTGGAACCTGTTGCTAACGTAAATGGCGTGGCCAAGGTGACTTTGTATGCAGTCGATGGCAAGGATACGGCAAGTGTGTCTTTCTATGTGATGGTGACTCCAGAGAACGATCCGCCGGTTGCCAATGCAGACACGTACGAAGTTCTGCAGGATACCGTGAATGCTATTACTGCGAAGAAGGGCGTGCTTGCTAACGACAAGAACCCCGACAATGCCAAGTCTACACTTAAGGCCATCTTGATTGAACAGGCTACTTATGGAGAGGTCGTGCTTGCCGAAGACGGCTCGTTCACCTACAATGCTCCCAAAGAAGAAGGGGAGGACGTGTTTGTCTATGTTGTCGTGAATGCCGAAGGCGATACCTCTGCACCGGCATTGGTGACGCTCAATGTCGTGTACAGGAACAGGGCGCCGGTTGTTAAGGAAGGCGTTGCCGATACGGTGGGCACCCGCCTTGCTGCACTGTTAGAAGATTTCAAGGTAGTGAACTACAGCAAGCTTGAAATGCAGAGCTGGTTCTCTGACGATAGCACCGCCGTGACCAAGCTGACGTTCTCTGTCAGAAGTGACGATAGCCTCACGAGCCCGGTTATTGCTACTAACGGATACCTGCAGGTCAAGCCGATGAAGGATGCCTGTGGCGAGGCCAAGATCATTTTGACCGCCAAGGATGCCGAGGGTGCGGGAACGGATCTTGAAATCCCGGCGGTCATTGAATGCGTGAACGACAAGCCTGAACCGAAAAAGACTGTCGACACGGTGTTTGTGGGTGCCAAGACGACGTTGCTTGATACCATTGACTTGAGCGTCTTCTTTAAAGATGCAGATGGCGATACGTTGACCTATTCCGCATCGACGAACAAGACCATGGCCAATAAGGTGGATTGTGAGATTCAGGGTAACCTGATGATTGTGAATACCAAGAAGGATTTGACCCTCGAATCGGGCACTGCAGTTCCGTTCACCGTCATTGCCCATGATGCTCAGGATTCCAGTTCCTTCATTCTTCGCGTGATGCTGAGTGCGGACCCCAAGACTTCTATTGGTTCGACGATTGTCGCTGCTCCGAAGATGAACTGGCAGAACGCTATCCTTGCAAACCGTGGCGCAGTCGCCCTGTTCGATATGCAGGGCCGCGTGATGTGGAAGGCCAAACTCCCGGTCAGCGAAGCTGACGTGCGTAACGCAGCCGCTCAGGTGCAGGGCAGAAAGATACTGCAAGTGAACAAGCAGACTTGGACGATTAAATAG
- a CDS encoding ATP-binding cassette domain-containing protein translates to MPILSAQNLLLRIGANAPLLDNVNFDIEAGDRICLVGRNGCGKSTLLKVLSGDVEVQAGEIVKKTGLKISRMIQEIPAHIEGTVRDVVMAGVMQDGTHDTHAEAILGKTGIDPEALYDSLSGGQKRRTLFAQALAQDPDLLLLDEPTNHLDIPAIQWLEGIVTRLNCALLFVSHDRTFVRRVATRIFDLDRGRVRSWDFPYDKFVQFRDQALAEEDKANALFDKRLAEEEVWIRKGIQARRTRNEGRVRALIKMREERAARRTRTGNVNMQITEADRSGRLVARLTDVSYSYDGAPLINGLSTEVSRGDRIGIVGPNGSGKTTLLRLILGELKPDTGDIRLGTNLQVAYFDQMRTRLREDKSLVENIADGQQYVMLNGVKRHVLSYLQDFLFSADRARGPISALSGGERNRLLLACLFSHPSNVLVLDEPTNDLDMETLDLLAELLADYKGTVLTVSHDRAFLDSVATSILAIEDGGNVFESVGGYSDYEAKKKVRDKEAANAARIAAEKEAEKQARAAQNPGAAPSQSTGATAVKKKKRSYNEEREYAALPEKIEKLESEIAERQTELSKPEVFTNATRIVELQKEISDREAELEKAYERYEELDSLG, encoded by the coding sequence AGGGGCGAATGCCCCCTTACTTGACAACGTAAACTTTGATATCGAAGCGGGTGACCGGATTTGCCTGGTGGGCCGTAACGGTTGCGGAAAGAGTACGCTTTTGAAGGTGCTTTCCGGGGACGTCGAGGTGCAGGCAGGGGAAATCGTAAAAAAGACCGGTCTCAAGATTTCCCGCATGATTCAGGAAATTCCGGCCCATATCGAGGGTACGGTCCGCGATGTAGTCATGGCGGGGGTGATGCAAGACGGGACCCACGATACCCATGCCGAGGCGATTTTGGGAAAGACGGGAATCGATCCCGAGGCCCTTTACGACAGTTTGAGCGGTGGTCAAAAACGCCGTACGCTTTTTGCACAGGCGTTGGCGCAAGATCCTGACCTGTTGTTGTTGGATGAACCGACCAACCATTTGGACATTCCGGCTATCCAGTGGCTCGAGGGAATCGTGACCCGCCTGAATTGCGCCTTGCTTTTTGTAAGCCATGACCGCACCTTTGTGCGCCGTGTGGCTACCCGTATTTTCGACTTGGACCGCGGGCGCGTTCGCAGCTGGGACTTTCCGTATGACAAGTTTGTGCAGTTCCGCGACCAGGCTTTGGCCGAAGAAGACAAGGCGAATGCACTTTTCGACAAGCGCCTGGCCGAAGAAGAAGTCTGGATTCGCAAGGGAATCCAGGCGAGGCGGACCCGGAACGAGGGCCGCGTGCGCGCGCTCATTAAAATGCGCGAGGAGCGTGCAGCGCGCCGCACCCGAACGGGCAACGTGAACATGCAGATTACCGAGGCGGACCGTTCGGGGCGCCTGGTGGCGCGCCTTACCGACGTGAGCTATTCTTACGACGGCGCGCCTCTCATCAACGGACTTTCGACTGAAGTTTCCCGCGGAGACCGCATCGGAATCGTAGGCCCTAATGGCTCGGGGAAGACGACGCTTCTGCGCTTGATTTTGGGAGAACTTAAGCCCGATACCGGCGACATTCGCCTGGGGACTAACTTGCAGGTTGCTTATTTTGACCAGATGCGTACCCGCCTTCGCGAAGACAAATCGCTTGTGGAAAACATTGCAGACGGCCAGCAGTATGTGATGCTGAATGGAGTCAAACGCCACGTGTTAAGTTATCTGCAAGACTTCCTTTTTTCGGCAGATCGCGCCCGTGGCCCGATCAGCGCCTTGAGTGGCGGAGAACGCAACCGCCTGTTACTCGCGTGCCTGTTCAGTCACCCGAGTAACGTGCTCGTGCTGGACGAACCGACCAACGACCTGGACATGGAAACCTTGGACTTGCTCGCGGAACTCCTGGCGGACTACAAGGGAACCGTGCTTACTGTAAGTCACGACCGCGCCTTTCTGGATTCCGTTGCGACGAGCATTCTCGCAATCGAAGACGGCGGTAACGTTTTTGAATCGGTAGGCGGTTACAGCGACTACGAAGCCAAGAAAAAAGTCCGCGATAAGGAAGCCGCCAATGCGGCTCGCATCGCCGCCGAAAAAGAAGCTGAAAAGCAGGCGAGAGCCGCGCAGAATCCTGGTGCGGCGCCGTCTCAGAGTACCGGGGCGACGGCAGTAAAAAAGAAAAAGCGTAGTTACAACGAGGAGCGCGAATACGCCGCATTGCCCGAAAAAATCGAAAAATTGGAAAGCGAAATTGCCGAACGCCAGACGGAACTTTCCAAGCCCGAAGTGTTCACCAATGCTACCCGTATAGTGGAACTCCAGAAAGAGATTTCTGACCGCGAAGCCGAACTCGAGAAAGCTTACGAACGCTACGAAGAACTTGACTCATTGGGATAA